The following proteins are co-located in the Rattus norvegicus strain BN/NHsdMcwi chromosome 19, GRCr8, whole genome shotgun sequence genome:
- the Sdr42e1 gene encoding short-chain dehydrogenase/reductase family 42E member 1 produces the protein MDSPRFPEETVLITGGGGYFGFRLGCALNQKGVRVILFDIIEPAQNLPEGITFVRGDIRCLSDVEAAFQDADIACVFHIASYGMSGREQLNKTRIEEVNVGGTENILQACLGRGVPSLVYTSTFNVIFGGQVIRNGDESLPYLPLHLHPDHYSRTKSIAEKKVLEANGLAFKQGDGVLRTCAIRPAGIYGAGEQRHLPRVVSYIERGLFRFVYGDPQSLVEFVHVDNLAKAHILASEALKADKGHIASGQPYFISDGRPVNNFEFFRPLVEGLGYTFPTTRLPLTLIYYFAFLIEMTHLIVGRLYNFQPFLTCTEVYKTGVTHYFSLEKAKSELGYAPQPFDLQEVVEWFKAHGHGRRPRGQDSEFILWDGILVLLLAFSVLTWIPPSTILSL, from the exons ATGGACTCCCCAAGGTTCCCGGAGGAAACCGTCCTCATTACCGGAGGAGGAGGATATTTTGGCTTCCG CCTCGGCTGCGCTCTGAACCAGAAAGGAGTCCGTGTGATTCTGTTCGACATCATCGAACCGGCCCAGAACCTTCCAGAGGGAATCACATTCGTCCGCGGGGATATCCGCTGCCTCTCTGACGTGGAGGCGGCCTTCCAGGATGCTGACATCGCATGCGTCTTCCACATCGCCTCTTACGGCATGTCTGGGAGGGAGCAACTGAACAAAACCCGGATTGAAGAGGTCAACGTGGGTGGCACAGAGAACATCCTCCAGGCCTGCCTAGGGAGAGGAGTGCCCAGCTTGGTCTACACGAGCACATTTAACGTCATCTTCGGAGGTCAAGTCATCAGAAACGGGGACGAGTCTCTGCCTTACCTACCTCTTCACCTGCACCCAGATCACTACTCCAGGACCAAATCCATTGCAGAGAAGAAGGTCCTGGAAGCCAATGGCTTGGCCTTCAAGCAAGGGGATGGCGTACTCAGAACCTGTGCGATAAGGCCAGCTGGCATCTACGGGGCTGGAGAGCAGAGGCACCTTCCCAGGGTGGTTAGCTACATTGAGAGGGGCCTGTTCAGATTCGTGTATGGGGATCCCCAAAGCCTGGTCGAGTTTGTCCACGTGGATAACCTGGCGAAGGCTCACATTCTGGCCTCCGAGGCTCTGAAAGCTGATAAGGGCCACATTGCCTCCGGGCAGCCCTACTTCATCTCGGACGGTAGGCCCGTAAATAACTTTGAGTTCTTTAGGCCACTGGTTGAGGGTCTGGGCTACACATTCCCAACCACCCGCCTGCCACTAACCCTCATCTACTACTTCGCTTTCCTGATAGAGATGACCCACCTCATTGTGGGCAGGCTCTACAACTTCCAGCCCTTCCTCACCTGCACCGAGGTTTATAAAACTGGTGTCACACATTACTTCAGCCTAGAGAAAGCCAAGAGTGAGCTAGGCTATGCACCTCAGCCGTTTGACCTGCAGGAGGTGGTCGAGTGGTTTAAAGCCCATGGTCATGGCCGAAGGCCTCGAGGTCAAGACTCAGAGTTTATTCTGTGGGATGGAATTCTGGTCCTACTCTTGGCGTTTTCTGTTCTGACCTGGATCCCTCCTTCCACAATCCTGTCCCTATGA